One Microbacterium marinum genomic window carries:
- the coaE gene encoding dephospho-CoA kinase, with translation MTLIALTGGIASGKSTIAARLASHGAVVVDADQIVRDVQQPGSPVLAGIAREFGADVITADGALDRAALASRVFGDAEAVARLNALVHPAVREESARRFAAASARPDAVVVYDVPLLLEARADDPWELIVVAHAPAELRRSRMIELRGMSADAADARLAAQVDDERRLAIADVVIDTAGTLEHTLAQTDRLWERLQGRESAG, from the coding sequence GTGACCCTCATCGCGCTGACCGGCGGCATCGCCTCGGGGAAGTCCACCATCGCGGCCCGGCTGGCCTCCCACGGAGCCGTGGTGGTCGACGCGGACCAGATCGTCCGTGACGTGCAGCAGCCGGGGTCCCCGGTGCTGGCCGGCATCGCGCGCGAGTTCGGCGCGGACGTCATCACCGCTGACGGGGCGCTCGATCGTGCCGCACTCGCCTCGCGCGTCTTCGGGGACGCGGAGGCGGTCGCACGGCTGAATGCGCTGGTGCACCCCGCTGTGCGGGAGGAGTCGGCGCGGCGGTTCGCCGCGGCATCCGCCCGACCCGATGCCGTCGTGGTCTACGACGTCCCGCTGCTGCTGGAGGCCCGGGCCGACGACCCGTGGGAGCTCATCGTGGTCGCGCACGCGCCGGCCGAGCTCCGTCGCTCCCGGATGATCGAGCTGCGGGGGATGTCGGCGGATGCCGCTGACGCGCGGCTCGCAGCACAGGTCGACGATGAGCGGCGCCTCGCGATCGCCGATGTCGTGATCGACACAGCGGGGACGCTGGAGCACACGCTCGCGCAGACCGACCGGCTCTGGGAGCGCCTGCAGGGCCGGGAGTCCGCCGGCTGA
- a CDS encoding diguanylate cyclase codes for MMLDLLSVTVMTALVALVASGIFVVETLRRRDTGAGRLWAVGYLCGTVTTFAYISWAAGIGGAIAIAIGNATFALTPGFIWLGNRRFNDRPLVWASLTLAALTLLTFVAALVRVPVDGSWGGWEIMAATIVVLFVFGGWEALRRPMGRIGNARLFTGVLLAGAAYYAARLVVFLIDGADGEFFTTWFGSISANIATVVLTMVAVVVTSILRATKGVTQRYEWLSDNGVAADGVMLGRTYRDALKDMTERASWRRELVSVIVVHVDGLEEMNAAFGSDAVDELAATWRAAVRRYAPAAALVGEDGDVALSVCGLASTAADARRQAAAIYRGCIDELAGSPTGLLPVIGVGVALTETVGYDTAHLLDSARTAAVRAASSLESSVLFGGVDEARSRLI; via the coding sequence GACCCTGCGGCGCCGTGACACCGGCGCCGGGCGGCTGTGGGCCGTCGGCTACCTGTGCGGCACCGTGACGACCTTCGCCTACATCTCCTGGGCGGCCGGCATCGGCGGAGCGATCGCCATCGCGATCGGCAACGCCACCTTCGCGTTGACGCCGGGATTCATCTGGCTCGGCAACCGGCGCTTCAACGATCGTCCCCTCGTCTGGGCATCACTCACTCTCGCGGCCCTCACCCTCCTCACGTTCGTCGCGGCGCTCGTGCGCGTTCCCGTCGACGGGAGCTGGGGAGGGTGGGAGATCATGGCCGCCACGATCGTCGTCCTCTTCGTGTTCGGCGGATGGGAGGCCCTGCGACGGCCCATGGGCCGCATCGGCAATGCGCGGCTGTTCACCGGCGTGCTCCTCGCGGGAGCCGCCTACTACGCGGCCCGCCTCGTCGTCTTCCTCATCGACGGTGCGGACGGGGAGTTCTTCACGACCTGGTTCGGATCCATCTCGGCGAACATCGCGACGGTGGTGCTGACGATGGTCGCGGTCGTCGTCACGTCCATCCTGCGCGCGACGAAGGGCGTCACCCAGCGGTACGAGTGGCTCAGTGACAACGGGGTCGCCGCCGACGGCGTCATGCTCGGTCGCACCTATCGCGACGCCCTGAAGGACATGACCGAACGAGCGAGCTGGCGGCGGGAGCTGGTGAGCGTCATCGTCGTCCACGTCGACGGCCTCGAGGAGATGAACGCGGCATTCGGTTCGGATGCCGTGGACGAGCTCGCCGCGACATGGCGCGCGGCCGTTCGCCGTTACGCCCCGGCGGCCGCACTGGTGGGCGAGGACGGCGATGTGGCCCTGTCGGTGTGCGGGCTCGCCAGCACCGCGGCGGACGCGCGCCGCCAGGCGGCCGCCATCTACCGCGGCTGCATCGACGAGCTGGCGGGAAGCCCCACCGGGCTGCTGCCGGTCATCGGCGTCGGGGTCGCGCTGACGGAGACCGTCGGATACGACACCGCGCATCTGCTCGACTCCGCACGGACAGCCGCTGTGCGCGCCGCGAGCAGCCTGGAGTCGTCCGTGCTCTTCGGCGGCGTCGACGAGGCCCGATCGCGCCTCATCTGA